The following proteins come from a genomic window of Streptomyces sp. GS7:
- a CDS encoding ferredoxin has protein sequence MTAQDEAPELEVWIDQDLCTGDGICAQYAPEVFELDIDGLAYVKSADDELLQEKGAATPVPLPLLNDVRDSANECPGDCIHVRRVADRVEVYGPDAD, from the coding sequence ATGACCGCGCAGGACGAAGCACCGGAGCTGGAAGTCTGGATCGACCAGGACCTGTGCACCGGGGACGGCATCTGCGCGCAGTACGCGCCGGAGGTCTTCGAGCTGGACATCGACGGCCTGGCCTATGTCAAGAGCGCGGACGACGAGCTGCTGCAGGAGAAGGGGGCCGCAACGCCCGTCCCCCTGCCGCTGCTCAACGACGTGCGGGACTCCGCCAACGAGTGCCCCGGCGACTGCATCCACGTGCGCCGCGTCGCCGACCGGGTCGAGGTCTACGGGCCGGACGCCGACTGA
- a CDS encoding tRNA (adenine-N1)-methyltransferase — translation MSEPTGAARRRGPFKVGDQVQLTDPKGRHYTFTLEEGKSFHTHKGAFPHDELIGAPEGSVVRTTGNVAYLALRPLLPDYVLSMPRGAAVVYPKDAGQILAMADIFPGARIVEAGVGSGSLSSFLLRAIGDDGMLHSYERRADFAEIATQNVERYFGGPHPAWTLTVGDLQDNLSDTDVDRVILDMLAPWECLEAVSKALVPGGILCAYVATTTQLARTVEAIREHGTFNEPSAWETMVRTWHVEGLAVRPDHRMIGHTGFLLTARRLADGVEPPLRRRRPAKGAYGEDYAGPGGREKSAPAKPDGAAAKAGPDGSAERG, via the coding sequence ATGTCCGAACCGACCGGTGCCGCCCGCCGTCGCGGGCCCTTCAAGGTCGGGGACCAGGTCCAGCTCACCGACCCCAAGGGACGCCACTACACCTTCACGCTCGAAGAGGGCAAGAGCTTCCACACCCACAAGGGAGCCTTCCCCCACGACGAGCTGATCGGTGCTCCCGAGGGCAGTGTTGTCCGTACCACCGGGAACGTCGCCTACCTCGCGCTGCGCCCCCTGCTCCCCGACTACGTCCTGTCCATGCCCCGCGGCGCCGCCGTGGTCTACCCCAAGGACGCGGGGCAGATCCTGGCGATGGCCGACATCTTCCCCGGCGCCCGCATCGTCGAGGCGGGGGTGGGATCCGGCTCCCTCAGCAGCTTCCTGCTGCGCGCCATCGGCGACGACGGCATGCTGCACTCCTACGAGCGCCGCGCCGACTTCGCCGAGATCGCCACCCAGAACGTGGAGCGCTACTTCGGCGGCCCGCACCCCGCCTGGACACTCACCGTCGGCGACCTCCAGGACAACCTCTCCGACACCGACGTCGACCGCGTCATCCTGGACATGCTCGCCCCCTGGGAGTGCCTGGAGGCCGTCTCCAAGGCCCTGGTGCCCGGCGGCATCCTCTGCGCCTACGTGGCCACCACCACGCAGCTGGCCCGCACCGTCGAGGCGATCCGCGAACACGGCACCTTCAACGAGCCGTCGGCCTGGGAGACCATGGTCCGCACCTGGCACGTCGAGGGCCTCGCCGTCCGCCCCGACCACCGCATGATCGGCCACACCGGCTTCCTGCTCACCGCGCGCCGTCTCGCCGACGGCGTCGAGCCCCCGCTGCGCCGCCGCCGGCCGGCCAAGGGCGCCTACGGGGAGGACTACGCAGGGCCGGGTGGGCGGGAGAAGAGCGCCCCCGCGAAGCCCGACGGGGCGGCGGCGAAGGCCGGCCCGGACGGCTCCGCCGAGCGCGGCTGA
- a CDS encoding site-2 protease family protein, with the protein MDESGKSQDPEESAQAQPPQQPEHTDGTKEPAPDRQRGAGGGILMGRPFGVPVYVAPSWFLVAALITWVFGGQLDRVLPELGAARYLVSLFFAVAFYASVLVHELAHTVAALSFRLPVRRIQLQFFGGVSEIEKETETPGREFVLAFVGPLLSLVLAGVFYVGMQMVEPGTVPGVLLAGLMISNLIVAVFNLLPGLPLDGGRMLRAVVWKLTGKPMSGTIAAAWVGRALAVTVLIGLPLLTHTGALGRAPEEIGGADSLTDALLAAILAAIIWTGAGNSLRMARLRERLPDLTARTLTRRAIPVETDTPLSEALRRANDAGARALVVVDRQGTPTALVREAAVVGIPHHRRPWVPVGTLAQDLRDGMRVGAELAGEDLLEYLRATPATEYLVVEETGEIYGVLSTADVERAFVAAMARPS; encoded by the coding sequence GTGGACGAGAGCGGGAAGTCGCAGGACCCCGAGGAGTCCGCGCAGGCCCAGCCGCCCCAGCAGCCCGAGCACACCGACGGCACCAAGGAACCGGCGCCGGACAGGCAGCGGGGCGCCGGCGGCGGCATCCTCATGGGCCGCCCCTTCGGCGTGCCCGTCTACGTCGCGCCCAGCTGGTTCCTGGTGGCCGCCCTGATCACCTGGGTCTTCGGCGGCCAACTGGACCGCGTGCTGCCCGAACTCGGCGCCGCCCGCTACCTGGTCTCCCTCTTCTTCGCGGTCGCCTTCTACGCCTCCGTGCTCGTCCACGAACTCGCGCACACCGTCGCCGCGCTCAGCTTCAGGCTCCCGGTACGCCGCATCCAGCTCCAGTTCTTCGGCGGCGTCTCCGAGATCGAGAAGGAGACCGAGACCCCCGGCAGGGAGTTCGTCCTCGCCTTCGTCGGGCCGCTGCTCTCCCTCGTCCTCGCCGGCGTCTTCTACGTGGGCATGCAGATGGTCGAACCGGGCACCGTCCCCGGCGTCCTGCTCGCCGGCCTGATGATCTCCAACCTCATCGTCGCGGTCTTCAACCTGCTCCCCGGCCTCCCCCTGGACGGCGGCCGGATGCTGCGCGCCGTCGTCTGGAAGCTCACCGGCAAGCCCATGAGCGGCACCATCGCCGCCGCCTGGGTGGGCCGCGCGCTCGCCGTCACCGTCCTCATCGGCCTGCCGCTGCTCACCCACACCGGCGCCCTCGGCCGCGCCCCCGAGGAGATCGGCGGCGCCGACTCGCTCACCGACGCCCTGCTCGCCGCGATCCTCGCCGCCATCATCTGGACCGGCGCCGGCAACAGTCTCCGCATGGCCCGGCTGCGCGAACGCCTCCCCGACCTCACCGCCCGTACGCTCACCCGGCGCGCCATCCCCGTCGAGACCGACACCCCGCTCTCCGAGGCGCTGCGCCGCGCCAACGACGCCGGCGCCCGGGCCCTTGTCGTCGTCGACCGCCAGGGCACCCCCACCGCCCTCGTCCGTGAGGCCGCCGTCGTCGGCATCCCGCACCACCGCCGCCCCTGGGTGCCCGTGGGCACCCTCGCCCAGGACCTCAGGGACGGGATGCGCGTCGGCGCCGAGCTGGCCGGCGAGGACCTCCTGGAGTACCTCCGCGCCACCCCCGCCACCGAGTACCTGGTCGTCGAGGAGACCGGTGAGATCTACGGCGTCCTCTCCACCGCCGACGTGGAACGCGCCTTCGTCGCCGCCATGGCCCGCCCGTCCTGA